From Bosea sp. NBC_00550, the proteins below share one genomic window:
- a CDS encoding PAS domain-containing protein, whose translation MKNTSTRLVFEYWDALRGERAAPERGEIEPGALRHALADTFVLENEPIGPVFRLAGTRLCALVGHELRGRAFTALWPDVESQGDMRRLVQTVMDESAGAVAGLSGESRNGAPIYLELLLLPLRYRGRTHARVLGALSPAVSPDWLGLDTVESMRMISLRMLWPAAASRPPPTPRRAEPPRLVVLPGGRA comes from the coding sequence ATGAAAAACACGAGCACACGTCTGGTTTTCGAGTATTGGGACGCGCTGCGCGGCGAACGGGCCGCGCCGGAGCGCGGCGAGATCGAGCCCGGAGCGTTGCGTCATGCCCTGGCCGATACCTTCGTGCTGGAGAACGAGCCGATCGGCCCGGTCTTTCGGCTGGCGGGTACCCGCCTCTGTGCGCTGGTCGGGCACGAACTGCGCGGGCGCGCCTTCACTGCGCTCTGGCCGGACGTCGAATCGCAGGGCGACATGCGCCGCCTCGTCCAGACCGTGATGGACGAGAGCGCCGGCGCCGTCGCCGGTCTCTCCGGCGAATCCAGAAACGGCGCGCCGATCTATCTCGAGCTGCTGCTGCTGCCGCTGCGCTACCGCGGCCGGACCCATGCGCGCGTTCTCGGCGCTCTGTCGCCAGCGGTCTCGCCGGATTGGCTCGGCCTCGACACCGTCGAATCGATGCGGATGATCTCCTTGCGGATGCTCTGGCCTGCCGCGGCCTCGCGTCCGCCGCCGACACCGCGGCGGGCGGAGCCGCCCCGCCTCGTCGTTCTCCCGGGCGGCCGCGCCTGA
- a CDS encoding PilZ domain-containing protein, which translates to MLSALQTPRTAAFPAERRRHHRMKVVLLGRYMLPNRMEYPCQTLDISPGGVHLAAPAKAKPGDRVIAYLEHLGRIEGTCVRTTMEGFAMTITATSRKREKFTAQLTWLANREELGLPEDRRHERVVPRNPRSVLTMDDGSEHVVRIVDISLSGTAFSSDLDLPTNTPVRIGSTPARIVRRFDGGYAAEFRFPLSADLLDENLEL; encoded by the coding sequence ATGTTGAGCGCGCTCCAAACGCCCCGAACGGCTGCCTTTCCTGCCGAACGCAGGCGGCATCACCGTATGAAGGTGGTGCTGCTGGGTCGCTATATGCTGCCCAACCGCATGGAATATCCCTGCCAGACACTCGACATCTCGCCGGGTGGCGTGCATCTCGCCGCCCCTGCCAAGGCGAAACCCGGCGATCGCGTTATCGCCTACCTCGAACATCTCGGTCGGATCGAAGGCACCTGCGTCCGTACGACGATGGAAGGCTTCGCGATGACCATCACCGCGACCAGCCGCAAGCGCGAGAAGTTCACGGCCCAGCTCACCTGGCTCGCCAATCGCGAAGAGCTCGGCCTTCCCGAAGACCGCCGTCACGAGCGCGTCGTGCCGCGCAACCCGCGCTCGGTGCTGACCATGGACGACGGCTCGGAGCATGTCGTCCGCATCGTCGACATCTCGCTGTCCGGCACTGCCTTTTCGAGCGATCTCGACCTGCCGACCAATACGCCTGTGCGGATCGGCTCGACGCCGGCGCGCATCGTCCGCCGGTTCGATGGCGGCTACGCGGCGGAGTTCCGCTTCCCGCTCTCCGCCGATCTGCTCGACGAGAACCTCGAGCTCTGA
- a CDS encoding transglutaminase-like cysteine peptidase, with amino-acid sequence MLSRHRNLIGTALTALVILGGAASASAQGSAGIPVASAPADASGDARAPYAWTDFCKRSPMECRTDTREPERIEMTAKLWKTIVATNNSVNREIEAVTDDEHWGVVDRWDIPTDGKGDCEDYALLKRKRLAEAGLPRRAMLMTVVIDEENAGHAVLMIRTDRGDFVLDNKRNAILPWSQTGYVYVKRESQYRTGWTSLGGAQTPTVASVQR; translated from the coding sequence ATGCTCTCTCGACATCGCAATCTGATTGGTACCGCGCTGACTGCTCTGGTCATCCTTGGCGGAGCAGCTTCCGCCAGCGCTCAAGGCTCCGCCGGCATCCCGGTCGCAAGCGCGCCGGCCGATGCTTCCGGCGACGCCCGTGCGCCCTACGCCTGGACGGATTTCTGCAAGCGCTCCCCGATGGAGTGCCGCACCGATACCCGGGAGCCCGAGCGGATCGAAATGACCGCAAAGCTCTGGAAGACGATCGTTGCCACCAACAACAGCGTCAATCGCGAGATCGAGGCCGTCACCGACGACGAGCATTGGGGTGTCGTCGATCGCTGGGACATCCCGACGGACGGCAAGGGCGACTGCGAGGACTATGCGCTGCTGAAGCGCAAGCGCCTTGCCGAAGCCGGGCTGCCGCGGCGCGCCATGCTGATGACGGTGGTCATCGACGAGGAGAATGCCGGCCATGCCGTGCTGATGATCCGCACCGATCGCGGCGACTTCGTCCTCGACAACAAGCGCAACGCGATCCTGCCGTGGAGCCAGACCGGCTACGTCTACGTCAAGCGCGAGTCGCAATACCGCACGGGCTGGACCTCGCTCGGCGGCGCGCAGACCCCGACGGTCGCCTCGGTGCAGCGTTGA
- a CDS encoding gamma carbonic anhydrase family protein produces the protein MPLYSLDGTRPEVPGDGAWWLAPDAHLIGRVRLAADVGIWFGAVLRGDNEWISIGEGSNIQEGCVLHTDMGFPLTVGARCTIGHRAILHGCTIGENSLVGMGATVLNGAKIGRNSLVGANALVTEGKEFPDNSLIVGSPARAVRTLDDKAAAGITASANAYVQRWRQFAAGLERLD, from the coding sequence ATGCCGCTCTATTCGCTCGATGGAACAAGGCCGGAGGTGCCCGGCGACGGCGCCTGGTGGCTGGCGCCCGACGCGCATCTGATCGGACGTGTGCGCCTCGCCGCGGATGTCGGGATCTGGTTCGGAGCCGTGCTGCGCGGCGACAATGAGTGGATCAGCATCGGCGAGGGCAGCAACATCCAGGAAGGCTGCGTGCTGCACACCGATATGGGCTTCCCGCTCACGGTCGGCGCCCGCTGCACGATCGGCCATCGCGCCATCCTGCATGGCTGCACCATCGGTGAGAACAGCCTGGTCGGCATGGGCGCGACCGTGCTGAACGGTGCGAAGATCGGCCGCAACAGCCTCGTCGGCGCGAATGCGCTGGTGACCGAGGGCAAGGAGTTTCCGGATAATTCGCTGATCGTCGGCTCGCCGGCGCGGGCCGTGCGGACGCTGGACGACAAGGCTGCGGCCGGCATCACCGCTTCGGCAAACGCCTATGTCCAGCGCTGGCGGCAATTCGCAGCCGGGCTCGAACGGCTGGACTGA
- a CDS encoding DUF6949 family protein, which translates to MTIQPAALEALQSLFIGFAFAGLLASAFELFTAHRADFKLLEMGGFAAVASVPVVVFSAPFLILRNTVQGRQVGGRPFMFVMLASMTASVWSMASGRVVLDLLHMVGA; encoded by the coding sequence TTGACCATTCAGCCCGCCGCGCTCGAGGCGCTCCAGTCGCTCTTCATCGGCTTCGCCTTCGCGGGTCTGCTGGCGAGCGCATTCGAGCTGTTCACTGCGCATCGGGCGGATTTCAAGCTGCTGGAGATGGGCGGGTTCGCGGCCGTGGCCAGCGTGCCGGTCGTCGTCTTCAGCGCGCCCTTCCTGATCTTGCGCAACACGGTGCAGGGCCGGCAGGTCGGAGGGCGCCCCTTCATGTTCGTGATGCTCGCCAGCATGACGGCGTCGGTCTGGAGCATGGCGTCCGGCCGGGTGGTGCTAGACCTGCTGCATATGGTCGGCGCTTGA
- a CDS encoding DUF3126 family protein, giving the protein MDKTELAKLEAYLRRTFNNHAISVRARMKKTDSAEVYLGEEFIGIIHVDDEDGDRSFNFTMAILDVDLEG; this is encoded by the coding sequence GTGGACAAGACAGAACTCGCCAAACTCGAGGCTTATCTGCGCCGCACCTTCAACAACCACGCGATCAGCGTGCGCGCCCGCATGAAGAAGACCGACTCGGCAGAGGTCTATCTGGGCGAAGAGTTCATCGGCATCATCCATGTCGACGACGAGGACGGCGACCGCTCCTTCAACTTCACCATGGCGATCCTCGACGTCGATCTCGAAGGCTGA
- a CDS encoding serine hydrolase domain-containing protein, whose protein sequence is MKPWLAPALAYVASWLEFQRRHHDQPGCAVAIASGSEIVLEAAFGSANIETGEALTPRHGFRIASHSKSFTSAGILRLVEDGRLRLDDKVGRFIDGLHPEITAATVGQVLSNSAGLTRDGRDSGQFFDRKPYCSKAELLADLSVAPAYPASQRFKYSNHGFALLGLVIEAVTGLSYSEWITDEVVTKVGLLETKADIELWGHRPMAKGHSGTQPLGRRVVIPADNPGHAMTSAAGFVATVADVARYFAQLSPKAETSILSPLSRREMTRRLWPDDEASLGRHYGLGTISGGEGDWRWFGHSGGFQGFITRTGVFPEQDLTISVLTNAIDGLAHPWLDGVAHILKTFAERGAPPAEAQDWSGRWWSIWGAGDLVPVAKHVLVANPALFTPFLDAAEIMLEAPDRGRITRASGFNSPGEPAELQRDGAGAVRSVQLGGAHFVDEQAMRAEMLARYVGKATA, encoded by the coding sequence ATGAAGCCGTGGCTAGCCCCCGCCCTCGCCTATGTCGCGAGCTGGCTCGAATTCCAGCGTCGCCACCACGATCAGCCCGGCTGCGCCGTCGCGATCGCGAGCGGCAGCGAGATCGTGCTCGAAGCCGCCTTCGGCAGTGCAAATATCGAAACCGGCGAGGCGCTGACCCCGCGCCATGGCTTCCGCATCGCGTCTCATTCCAAGAGCTTCACCTCGGCCGGCATCCTGCGACTGGTCGAGGACGGACGGCTGCGGCTCGACGACAAGGTCGGCCGCTTCATCGACGGGCTGCACCCCGAGATTACCGCCGCGACCGTCGGCCAGGTTCTTTCCAACAGCGCCGGCCTGACACGCGACGGGCGCGATAGCGGCCAGTTCTTCGACCGCAAGCCCTATTGCAGCAAGGCGGAACTGCTGGCCGACCTCTCGGTTGCCCCGGCTTATCCGGCTTCGCAGCGTTTCAAATACTCCAATCACGGTTTCGCCCTGCTCGGCCTCGTCATCGAGGCGGTGACGGGGCTGAGCTACAGCGAATGGATCACGGACGAGGTCGTCACGAAGGTCGGACTGCTCGAAACCAAGGCCGATATCGAGCTCTGGGGCCACAGGCCGATGGCGAAGGGCCATAGCGGCACGCAGCCTCTCGGCCGGCGCGTCGTCATCCCCGCCGATAATCCCGGCCACGCCATGACCTCGGCCGCCGGCTTCGTTGCCACAGTGGCGGATGTCGCGCGCTATTTCGCGCAGCTCTCGCCGAAGGCCGAAACCAGCATCCTGTCGCCCCTGAGCCGCCGCGAGATGACGCGCCGCCTCTGGCCGGACGACGAAGCCAGCCTCGGCCGGCATTACGGGCTCGGCACGATCTCCGGCGGCGAGGGCGATTGGCGCTGGTTCGGCCATTCCGGCGGCTTCCAGGGTTTCATCACCCGCACCGGCGTCTTCCCGGAGCAGGATCTCACCATCTCGGTCCTGACCAACGCCATCGACGGCCTCGCCCATCCCTGGCTCGACGGCGTCGCCCATATCCTGAAGACCTTCGCCGAACGTGGCGCCCCGCCGGCGGAGGCGCAGGACTGGTCCGGGCGCTGGTGGAGCATCTGGGGTGCCGGCGATCTCGTTCCGGTCGCCAAACATGTGCTGGTCGCCAACCCGGCCCTGTTCACACCCTTCCTCGATGCGGCCGAGATCATGCTCGAAGCCCCGGATCGCGGCCGCATCACCCGCGCCTCCGGCTTCAACAGCCCCGGCGAGCCGGCGGAGCTGCAACGCGATGGCGCTGGCGCCGTGCGCTCGGTCCAGCTCGGCGGAGCACATTTCGTCGACGAGCAGGCGATGCGCGCCGAGATGCTGGCGCGCTACGTCGGGAAGGCAACGGCCTAG
- the glyA gene encoding serine hydroxymethyltransferase, with amino-acid sequence MTALGRREWVPQASEDYVLKVAGETASQPLDAIAARIEALATENRIIHERDCINLNPATNVMNPKAEALLSAGIGARPSLGYPGDKYEMGLEAIEQIEIIAAELAAEVFGAKYAEIRVPSGAIANLYAFMVAAKAGDCIIAPPGEIGGHVTHHGAGAAGLYGIVTHPAPVDPVNYTVDIERLRANALRLRPKLISIGGSLNLFPHPIREIRAIADEVGALVLFDAAHMSGMIAGHGWQQPLEEGAHLMTMSTYKSLGGPPSGLIVTNDAEIARKLDAIAYPGLTANFDAAKSASLAVSLLDWKAHGRAYAREMAKTAKALAEALSERQVPIFARDRGMTTSHQFAIEAAVYGGGQAAAKRLRGVNILSCGIGLPLPAVDGDVNGLRLGTPEIVRFGMTAADMPELAGYIAEGLNGSRPAEAVAKDVTAFRARFRELHFMR; translated from the coding sequence ATGACGGCACTGGGCAGGCGCGAATGGGTTCCGCAGGCGAGCGAGGACTATGTGCTGAAGGTCGCGGGCGAGACGGCGAGCCAGCCGCTCGATGCGATCGCGGCGCGGATCGAGGCGCTGGCAACCGAGAACCGCATCATCCATGAGCGTGACTGCATCAACCTCAACCCCGCCACCAACGTGATGAACCCAAAGGCCGAGGCGCTGCTCTCGGCCGGGATCGGCGCGCGGCCCTCGCTCGGCTATCCCGGCGACAAATACGAGATGGGGCTGGAGGCCATCGAGCAGATCGAGATCATCGCCGCCGAGCTTGCGGCCGAGGTCTTTGGTGCGAAATATGCCGAGATCCGCGTGCCTTCGGGCGCGATCGCCAATCTCTATGCCTTCATGGTCGCGGCGAAGGCCGGCGACTGCATCATCGCGCCGCCGGGCGAGATCGGCGGACACGTCACCCATCACGGCGCGGGCGCGGCCGGGCTCTACGGCATCGTCACCCATCCGGCGCCGGTCGATCCGGTGAACTATACGGTCGATATCGAGCGGCTGCGGGCCAATGCGCTCCGGCTCCGGCCGAAGCTGATCTCGATCGGCGGCAGCCTCAACCTGTTCCCGCATCCGATCCGCGAGATTCGGGCGATCGCCGACGAGGTCGGCGCGCTCGTGCTGTTCGATGCCGCGCATATGTCGGGCATGATCGCCGGCCATGGCTGGCAGCAGCCGCTGGAGGAGGGCGCCCATCTGATGACGATGAGCACCTATAAGAGCCTCGGCGGGCCACCTTCGGGCCTGATCGTGACCAATGATGCCGAGATCGCGCGGAAGCTCGACGCCATCGCCTATCCCGGCCTCACCGCCAATTTCGACGCGGCGAAATCGGCCTCGCTTGCGGTCTCGCTGCTCGACTGGAAGGCGCATGGCCGCGCCTATGCGCGGGAGATGGCGAAGACGGCGAAGGCGCTGGCCGAGGCGCTGTCCGAGCGACAGGTGCCGATCTTCGCGCGCGACCGCGGCATGACGACCTCGCACCAGTTCGCGATCGAGGCGGCCGTCTATGGCGGCGGGCAGGCGGCGGCGAAGCGGCTGCGCGGGGTCAACATCCTCTCCTGCGGTATCGGCCTGCCGCTGCCGGCGGTCGATGGCGACGTGAACGGGCTCAGGCTCGGCACGCCGGAGATCGTCCGCTTCGGCATGACGGCGGCCGACATGCCGGAACTGGCCGGGTACATCGCCGAAGGACTCAACGGCTCGCGCCCGGCTGAAGCGGTGGCGAAGGACGTGACTGCATTCCGCGCCCGGTTCCGCGAGCTGCATTTCATGCGTTAG
- a CDS encoding LysR family transcriptional regulator — MPVKPPRPRLPSLNALRAFEAAARLESFTKAADELSVTAGAITQQIKQLEAALGFPVFRRLAQGVALTEAAREALPRLTRGFDMLGQAVQALREAEPNRPLAIAALPCIAQLWLSPRLPALHRAFPDLQISVAAMEEPPDPRREPYDLSLFYREAAEAGAVQSGVDAILPVCTPAIAGRLASPADLAGETLLHDAVWRGDWARWLAFAAPDAKIDAGRGPAFSLYSLALDAALSGSGILMGRMSLVAPHLAAGRLAAPFRQAMPMPDRLTLAPAMGPGAHAHRLEIMEWLAGSEDSGVQI; from the coding sequence ATGCCCGTCAAGCCGCCCCGCCCACGGCTGCCCTCACTCAACGCCTTGCGCGCCTTCGAGGCAGCGGCACGGCTGGAGAGCTTCACCAAGGCGGCGGATGAACTCAGCGTCACAGCCGGCGCCATCACCCAGCAAATCAAGCAGCTCGAAGCCGCTCTTGGTTTCCCGGTCTTCCGCCGGCTGGCTCAGGGCGTCGCGCTCACCGAAGCCGCGCGAGAAGCCTTGCCGCGGCTGACGCGTGGCTTCGACATGCTGGGCCAGGCCGTCCAGGCCCTGCGCGAGGCCGAGCCGAACCGGCCGCTCGCCATCGCGGCCCTGCCCTGCATCGCCCAGCTCTGGCTTTCGCCACGCCTCCCGGCGCTCCATCGCGCTTTTCCCGATCTGCAGATTTCGGTTGCCGCGATGGAAGAGCCGCCCGATCCGCGCCGGGAGCCCTATGATCTCTCGCTGTTCTACAGGGAAGCCGCCGAAGCCGGCGCCGTGCAGTCAGGCGTCGACGCCATCCTGCCGGTCTGCACGCCCGCCATCGCCGGCAGGCTCGCTTCGCCGGCCGATCTCGCCGGAGAGACGCTGCTGCACGATGCCGTCTGGCGCGGCGATTGGGCCCGCTGGCTCGCCTTCGCGGCACCGGACGCGAAGATCGATGCCGGGCGCGGCCCGGCCTTCTCGCTCTACAGCCTGGCGCTGGATGCCGCCTTATCGGGCTCGGGAATCCTGATGGGCCGGATGAGCCTCGTCGCGCCTCATCTTGCGGCGGGCCGGCTTGCCGCCCCGTTCCGGCAGGCGATGCCAATGCCCGACAGGCTGACGCTGGCACCCGCCATGGGCCCCGGCGCGCATGCGCACCGGCTGGAGATCATGGAATGGCTCGCCGGCTCGGAGGACAGCGGCGTTCAGATATAG
- the cysE gene encoding serine O-acetyltransferase, with protein MPSGRSAVEARDPATGLDRLDPVWSRLRDEAEAAVATEPALGTLIVASVLNQPSFECAVAHRVAARLGHPAVTADLIEQGFTEAMTDDEKIGVGMRADVMAVLDRDPACYRVLEPVLFFKGFHALQAHRLAHWLWMRDRRDFALYLQARSSEVFQTDINPAAKIGKGIFLDHATGLVVGETAVIEDDVSMLHAVTLGGTGKQGGDRHPKIRKGVLIGAGAKILGNIEVGQCSRVAAGSVVLAAVPRNKTVAGVPAKVVGEAGCAEPSRSMDQILEGDCGAYI; from the coding sequence ATGCCGTCAGGGCGCTCCGCCGTGGAAGCACGGGATCCTGCAACTGGCCTCGACCGGCTCGACCCCGTCTGGTCGCGCCTGCGGGACGAGGCCGAGGCCGCCGTCGCCACCGAGCCGGCGCTCGGCACGCTGATCGTCGCCTCCGTGCTGAACCAGCCGAGCTTCGAATGCGCCGTCGCCCATCGCGTCGCGGCCCGGCTCGGCCATCCGGCCGTGACGGCCGACCTGATCGAGCAGGGCTTCACCGAGGCCATGACGGACGACGAGAAGATCGGAGTCGGCATGCGCGCCGACGTGATGGCCGTGCTCGACCGTGACCCGGCCTGCTACCGCGTGCTCGAGCCGGTGCTGTTCTTCAAGGGTTTCCATGCCCTGCAAGCCCATCGCCTGGCGCATTGGCTCTGGATGCGGGATCGCCGGGATTTCGCGCTTTATCTGCAGGCCCGCTCCTCGGAGGTCTTCCAGACCGACATCAACCCGGCGGCGAAGATCGGCAAGGGTATCTTCCTCGACCATGCGACGGGCCTGGTCGTCGGCGAGACGGCGGTGATCGAGGACGATGTCTCGATGCTGCATGCGGTCACGCTGGGCGGCACGGGCAAGCAGGGCGGCGACCGCCATCCCAAGATCCGCAAGGGCGTACTGATCGGTGCCGGCGCCAAGATCCTCGGCAATATCGAGGTCGGCCAATGCAGCCGTGTCGCAGCGGGCTCGGTGGTGCTGGCGGCTGTGCCGCGCAACAAGACGGTGGCGGGCGTGCCGGCCAAGGTCGTCGGGGAGGCCGGCTGTGCCGAGCCTTCGCGCTCGATGGACCAGATCCTCGAAGGCGATTGCGGCGCCTATATCTGA
- a CDS encoding alpha/beta fold hydrolase produces the protein MQSFSSDGVKIAYIDLAPTGDVSQHRTVVLVHGFASSHMTNWVNTQWTKTLTHAGYRVVALDDRGHGESEKLYDPAAYSSDIMAEDVRRLMDHLDIPRAAVMGYSMGARISAHLALAHPRRLDALLLGGLGIHLVEGVGLPLGIADAMEAPSLDELTDPMQRMFRAFAEQTKSDLRALAACIRGSRQTLTAAQVGQIAMPTLISVGTKDDVSGSGPELAKLIPDAESFAIEGRDHNLAVGDKSHKQAVLDFLARL, from the coding sequence ATGCAGAGCTTCTCCTCCGACGGCGTGAAGATCGCCTATATCGACCTCGCGCCCACAGGCGACGTCTCGCAGCATCGGACCGTCGTACTGGTACATGGCTTCGCTTCCTCGCACATGACCAACTGGGTGAACACCCAGTGGACGAAGACGCTCACACATGCCGGCTATCGCGTCGTCGCGCTCGACGATCGCGGCCATGGCGAGAGCGAGAAGCTCTACGATCCCGCGGCCTACTCGTCCGACATCATGGCGGAGGATGTCCGCCGGCTGATGGATCATCTCGACATCCCGCGCGCGGCGGTGATGGGCTATTCGATGGGCGCGCGCATCTCGGCGCATCTGGCATTGGCGCATCCGCGCCGGCTCGACGCGCTGCTGCTCGGCGGGCTCGGCATCCATCTGGTCGAGGGCGTGGGGCTGCCGCTTGGCATCGCCGATGCGATGGAGGCACCGTCGCTCGACGAGCTGACCGACCCGATGCAGCGGATGTTCCGGGCTTTCGCAGAGCAGACGAAGAGCGACCTCAGGGCACTCGCGGCCTGCATTCGCGGCTCGCGCCAGACGCTGACCGCCGCGCAGGTCGGGCAGATCGCCATGCCGACCCTGATCAGCGTCGGCACGAAGGACGATGTTTCCGGTTCCGGTCCGGAGCTGGCAAAGCTCATTCCCGACGCGGAATCCTTTGCGATCGAGGGGCGCGATCACAATCTCGCCGTCGGCGACAAGAGCCACAAGCAGGCCGTTCTCGACTTTCTCGCGCGTTTGTGA
- a CDS encoding heparan-alpha-glucosaminide N-acetyltransferase — MSQTASSATVVSPADTRSPRFAFVDIARGVALLAMFVYHFAYDLSFFGLIETDIVAEPGWRLFARCIAGSFLTIVGFSLVLATQKGLNRRAYLKRLAMVAGAAALVTLGTWFAMPGNFIFFGILHHIALASLLALPFLRLPVVVVALSAVLAFALPRFIAHPLLDAPWMSWLGFSRAPFQTADFVPVFPWFGCVLTGIVLARLLLPRLAATAFARWRPTARPVRIIAWGGRHSLLVYLVHQPLFIGFLTLVVQFVPPPSPGERAFRAECQRGCGPDVPERLCRAVCACTMDGLKREKLWQKALDDLLSPEEGTRVAELAQSCLRER; from the coding sequence ATGAGCCAGACCGCCTCCAGCGCAACAGTCGTCTCCCCCGCTGACACCCGATCGCCGCGCTTCGCCTTCGTCGACATCGCCCGCGGCGTCGCGCTACTGGCGATGTTCGTCTACCATTTCGCCTATGATCTCTCCTTCTTCGGGCTGATCGAGACCGATATCGTCGCCGAGCCCGGCTGGCGGCTGTTCGCGCGCTGCATCGCCGGCTCCTTCCTGACGATCGTCGGCTTCAGCCTCGTGCTCGCGACGCAAAAGGGCCTGAACCGCCGCGCCTATCTGAAGCGCCTCGCCATGGTCGCCGGCGCCGCCGCGCTGGTCACGCTCGGCACCTGGTTCGCCATGCCGGGCAACTTCATCTTCTTCGGCATCCTCCACCACATCGCGCTGGCGAGCCTGCTCGCCCTGCCATTCCTGCGGCTGCCTGTGGTCGTCGTGGCGCTGTCGGCAGTCCTGGCCTTCGCCCTGCCACGCTTCATCGCTCACCCGCTGCTCGACGCACCCTGGATGTCCTGGCTCGGCTTCTCGCGCGCGCCGTTCCAGACGGCCGATTTCGTGCCGGTCTTTCCGTGGTTCGGCTGCGTTCTGACGGGTATCGTGCTGGCGCGCCTGCTATTGCCGCGCCTTGCCGCTACGGCTTTCGCCCGCTGGCGACCGACCGCGCGACCGGTGCGAATCATCGCCTGGGGCGGGCGCCACAGCCTGCTCGTCTATCTCGTGCATCAGCCGCTCTTCATCGGTTTCCTGACGCTTGTGGTCCAGTTCGTGCCGCCGCCTTCGCCGGGCGAGCGCGCCTTCCGGGCCGAATGCCAGCGCGGCTGCGGTCCCGATGTCCCGGAGCGGCTCTGCCGCGCCGTTTGCGCTTGTACGATGGACGGGCTCAAGCGCGAGAAGCTCTGGCAGAAGGCGCTCGACGACCTGCTCTCGCCGGAGGAAGGCACACGCGTGGCCGAACTCGCCCAGAGCTGCCTGCGCGAGCGCTGA
- a CDS encoding zinc-finger domain-containing protein, with amino-acid sequence MAATGIPHFHNDPGVAVIHVGAHEFMCIGAKPPFDHPHVFLDMGADHEIICPYCSTLFKYEPSLKGSQCNPPECAYQDAAKAA; translated from the coding sequence ATGGCCGCGACAGGCATTCCGCATTTCCACAACGATCCCGGCGTCGCCGTCATCCATGTCGGCGCGCATGAGTTCATGTGCATCGGCGCCAAGCCGCCCTTCGACCATCCGCATGTCTTCCTCGACATGGGCGCCGATCACGAGATCATCTGCCCCTATTGCTCGACGCTGTTCAAATACGAACCGTCGCTCAAGGGCTCTCAGTGCAATCCCCCGGAATGCGCCTATCAGGACGCCGCCAAGGCGGCCTGA